A window of Syntrophales bacterium genomic DNA:
GACCACCAGTTCAACGACTCCGGTGCCAAGGTCCTGGTTACCCTGGATCTCCTGGGGAACCGGATGATCGACCTGCGACCGCGAACGTCGATCCGCCAGATCGTCTACACATCCATCGGGGACTACCTTCCCTTCCCGAAGAACCTTCTCTTCCCGCTGGTGGCAAAAAAGAAGAAGATGGCCGCCGACGTGAAGGCCGCACCGGACGTCTACCGCTGGAAGGACTGCCTGAGCAAATACGGTCCGACCGCTCCTGCGGCAAAGCTGACCTTTGACGACATCGCCATGTACCAGTACACCGGGGGAACCACCGGCGTGTCGAAAGGGGTCATGCTGACTCACGGCAACCTGAGCAAGCAGGTCCAGCAGCTTTCCGCCTGGTTCCCGAAGTTCACGAAGGGTACGGAGATCATGCTGGGCGCCCTGCCGTACTTCCACGTCTTCGGCCTTTCGGTGTCCATGAACTTTTCCATCCATATGGGATGGGCCCAGGTCCTGGTGCCGCGACCTCAGCCGGAGCCGCTCCTGGAGGCGATCGGGAAATTCAGGCCCACCTTCGCCCCCCTCGTTCCGACCATGTACATCGGAATGTTGAGTCACCCAAACCTGAAGGCCACCGACATGAGCTGTATCAAAGGGGCCTTCTCCGGAAGCGCACCGCTGCCCGTGGAGGTCATCCACGATTTCGAGAAGCTCACGGGGGCGACCATTGTGGAAGGATTCGGGATGACCGAGACCACCCCGGTCACCCATGTCAATCCCTTCCATGGCGGGGCCCGCAAGGTGGGAAGCGTCGGGGTGCCCATCTCCGACACGGAGTGCCGCATCGTGGACCTGGAGGACGGTGTTACCGACATGCCCGTGGGCGAGCGGGGCGAGCTGATCGTCAAGGGACCCCAGATCATGCTGGGCTACAAGGGGCGCTCGGAGGAGACGGCCAGCACGCTGAAGGACGGCTGGGTCTACACCGGGGACATCGCAACCATGGACGAGGACGGGTATTTCTACATTGTCGACCGGAAGAAAGACATGATCATCTCCGGCGGCTATAACGTCTACCCACGGGATATCGACGAAATCTACTACCAGCATCCCAAAATTCTGGAGGCCTGCTCCATCGGCATTCCGGACACGAAGCGCGGCGAGAACGTGAAGCTGTTCGTCGTCCTCAAGGAGGGGGAACAGGCCACGGCGGAGGAGTTGATCAACTGGGGCAAGGATCACCTGGCCGCTTACAAGCTGCCCACGGAGGTCGAGTTCCGTACGGA
This region includes:
- a CDS encoding long-chain fatty acid--CoA ligase — encoded protein: MAGESVYAKKLWLKSYEQGVPENVKYENICLPDIMERTAGQFPDRPALIFQGYTASFRQMKDMVDRFAACLTDFGIRKGDAVALLLPNVIPCVVAYYAILKIGAIAVMNNPLYSDPELDHQFNDSGAKVLVTLDLLGNRMIDLRPRTSIRQIVYTSIGDYLPFPKNLLFPLVAKKKKMAADVKAAPDVYRWKDCLSKYGPTAPAAKLTFDDIAMYQYTGGTTGVSKGVMLTHGNLSKQVQQLSAWFPKFTKGTEIMLGALPYFHVFGLSVSMNFSIHMGWAQVLVPRPQPEPLLEAIGKFRPTFAPLVPTMYIGMLSHPNLKATDMSCIKGAFSGSAPLPVEVIHDFEKLTGATIVEGFGMTETTPVTHVNPFHGGARKVGSVGVPISDTECRIVDLEDGVTDMPVGERGELIVKGPQIMLGYKGRSEETASTLKDGWVYTGDIATMDEDGYFYIVDRKKDMIISGGYNVYPRDIDEIYYQHPKILEACSIGIPDTKRGENVKLFVVLKEGEQATAEELINWGKDHLAAYKLPTEVEFRTELPKTNVGKILRKQLRAEELEKRKKG